The Arcobacter porcinus sequence ATAAGCTTCATCTAAAGAGTATAATAATTTATAAGCTTCATCTAAAGGTAAATCGAGATTGTAATTTGTATTTAAACCATCACTTAAACCATCTATTAAAGCTTTTAAGTAAAACCCAGTTCCACCAACTATGATTAGGTTTTTACTATTTTCTTCTGCAAAGTTTTTTGCTTTTTTATAAAGATTTAAAAACTCTACAACATCAAAATTTTCATTTGGAAAAACTTCATCTATTCCAAAATGAGTAATATCTCCTCTTTCTTCTTTTGTTGGTTTTGCACTTGCAATATCTATATCTCTATAAACACAAAGTGAATCTAAAGATAAGATGATAGAGTTCGTTTTATTTGCAATATCAAGAGATAGTGCAGTTTTTCCTGATGCAGTTGTTCCTATAATAGCTGCTTCAATCATCTATATCTTGCTCTTTAGAATTTTCTATTTCAAGAAGAAGTTTATTTATCTCTATCTCTTTTTTTATAAGGAGTTCAATTAGTTCTGTTTTATTTTTTTTATTTAGCTCTTCTTGTTCTTTTTGAATTTTTGTTGCACAAGCAGTGAATAGAATAGGTAAAATAAAGATTATTATAGAGTATTTTAGAAATTTATTTATCATAAAAAGCTTCCTTTTTTTGTGGATTATAACTAAAAAGCATTAATTTAATCATTATTTGATAAACTTCACGCCATGAAAAAACTAATACAAAAAATAAAAGATTTTAGTGAGTTGGTTGTATTTACTCACTCTGTTTTCGCATTTCCTTTTATATTTATTGCAATGATTGTTGCATCAAAAGAATTAAATGGAACTGCTTGGTTTGGTGTTGAACTTCTTTTTTTAGGAGTTTTAGCAGCTGTTACAGCAAGAAATTTTGCTATGGGATTTAATCGATATATGGATAGAGATATTGATGCTTTAAATCCAAGAACTTCAAACAGACCAAATGTTGATGGCAGAGTAAGCCCAAAAGCTATGCTTATTTTTGTAATTTCAAATGGAATAGCATTTATATTAGTTGCATATTTTATAAACTTTTTGGCACTTATTTTATCTTTTCCTATTCTTGTAATTTTGGCATCTTATTCATATTTTAAAAGATTTTCATATCTTGCTCATATTATTTTAGGCTTCTCTTTGGCTTTAGCACCGATTGCAGGAGTTGTTGCTGTTAGTGAAACTATTCCTTTATGGGTTATTTTACTTAGTATTGGAGTTATTTTTTGGGTTGCTGGTTTTGATTTATTATATTCATTACAAGATATTGATGTAGATAAAGAGCTTGGACTTCACTCTATTCCATCAAGATTTGGTGCAGAAAAAACAATGCTTTTCTCAAAAATCTTTCACTTTGTCACTGTTGTTTTTTGGCTTTTATTTGTAATTTATTCAAATGGTTCATACTTTTCATATTTTGCTGTATTAGTAGCAGCTTTAATGCTATCTTATGAACACTATTTAGTAAGTAAAGATTTCAAAAAAATAGATAGAGCTTTTTTTACTGTAAATGGATATTTAGGAATAATATTCTTTGTTTTAGTTCTTTTAGATTGTACGATTCTATAAATTTAAGTAAAAAACAGATAGAATCTCAATCTAATTTTTAGGTGCGTCCATAGTTCAACTGGATAGAATACTCGGTTTCGACCCGAGGGGTTGTGGGTTCGACTCCTACTGGGCGTACCATCTAATCATTTATTAACATATAAAAAAAACTCTATATAAAATCATTTAAGTATTTTAAATAAGTAACCATTTTGTAACCAAGACTTTTTAAACTTTCATTATCTAAATAATAGGAAGAAAAAATGAATTTAAAAAATATATCTTTGGCTCTTGCATTATCATCAGCATTAGCTACAAGTGCTGTTGCAAATGAGCAGTTAAAAATAGTTGGTTCTTCAACTGTTTATCCTTTTTCATCATTAGTTGCTGAGGAGTTTGGTGCTACAACAAAATTCTCAACTCCAGTTGTTGAATCAAATGGAAGTGGTGGAGGAATCAAGCTATTTTGTGCAGGTGCAGATAAAAATACTCCAAGTATCGCAAATGCTTCAAGACAGATGAAAAAGAGTGAGTTTGAAGTTTGTAATTCAAATGGTGTTACAAATATTAGTGAAGCTTTAATTGGATTTGATGGAATTGCTATTGCTCAAAGTTCAAATGTAAAAAGTTTTAATTTAACAAAAGCTCAATTAGCTCTTGCTCTTGCAAAAGAAGTACCATCAAAAGATGGAAAATCTTTAATTGCAAATCCATATAAAAAATGGTCAGATATTGATGCAAGTTTACCAAATAGAGAAATTATTGTTTATGGACCACCAAAATCATCAGGAACAAGAGACTCTTTTGAAGAGATGATTTTACAAAGCGTATTTAAAAAAGTTTCAGCTTATACAGATATCTATAAAAAAGATGAAAAAGCAAATAAAAAATATAAAGAATATAGTGAGATTAGAACAGATGGTGCATATGTTGAATCAGGTGAAAATGATAACTTAATTGTTCAAAGATTAACAAAAAATGAAGTAGCAGTTGGAATCTTTGGTTATTCATTTTTAATTGAAAATAAAGATAAAGTTGTTGGATTAAGTATTGATAATATTTTACCAACAGTTGATGCTATTTCAAGTGGTAAGTATCCAGTTGCAAGATCAATGTATTTTTATATTAAAAATGAGCATCAAAAATCAAATCCATCTCTAAAAGAATTTACAAAACTATTTATGAGTGAAAAAATGATTGGAGATGATGGAATTTTAACAGAAATTGGACTTATTCCTTTAGCAAAAGATACAAGAACAAAAGCTAGAAATATAGTTTTAAATAACACTCTACTAAAAGCAAGTGATCTACACTAAAAATAGATAAAAAGAGGATATTTCCTCTTTTTAATATATAGGAAAAAAATGCGTAATTGGAATGAAATCATTGATAAGCTTGATTATGCTTTTCAACCAATAATCTACTCTCACACAGGTAAAATTTGTGCTGTTGAAGCACTATTAAGAAATGTACAAGATATCCCAGGAATTGAAACTATTGATGAACTTTTTGATTTAGCTTTTAGTGATGAATATTTATACGAATTGGATTTAAAACTAAGAGAAAAAGCTATAAATAAGTTTGCAAAACTTGAACAAAAAAATCTAAAACTTTTTTATAATTTAGATAATAGAATAATATATAACAAAAACTACTCTCAGGGAAATACGGAAAAGATTCTAGAAAAATATAATCTAAGCAAGGATGTAATAGTTTTTGAGCTTAGTGAAAAAGGTACAGCTATTGAGCAAAATGCTTTATCTTCAATGCTTCAAAGATATAAAGAAAGTGGTTATAAAATTGCAATAGATGATTTTGGAATAGGGGTTTCGGGATTAAAACTTCTATACTTTAGTGAAGCAAATGTTATAAAACTTGATAGATTTTTTATTTCAAATATTGACCAAGATGCAAAAAAAAGACTTTTTTGTTCTTCAATAATAGATATGGCACATATTATGGGAATATTGGTTGTTGCAGAAGGAATAGAAACAGAACAAGAGTTTTACACTTGTAAAGAGATTGGTGCAGATTATATTCAAGGTTATTTAGTTCAAAGACCAACAAAAGAGATAAAAGAGATAGAAAAAATCTATGAACATATGGTAAAACTAATAGAGTGCGATAAAAGAGATAATAGTAAAAATTTTATAAATGATGAGTTTATAGAAGAGATTTATCCATTAAATGTTCATACTTCACTTTATGATCTGTTTTTGCATTTTAAAAGAAATACAGAACATAATTTTGTACCAATAATTGATGAGTTTGGATATTTCTTAGGAGTAATTTATGAAAGTGATATTAAAAAAATATCATATTCACAATATGGATTATCTTTAGCACAAAATAAGACATATTCATCTACATTATTAAAGTATATAAAACCAGCTTTGAGTGTTGAGGTATCTTGGGGAGTTGATAAAATATTAGAGATGTATAATCAAAATATAAGTAGCTCTTTGGGTATTTTTATAACTTCATCAGATAAGTATAAAGGATTTATAAATTTAAACTCTCTTTTAACATTATCATATAGAAGAAATATTGAAATAGCAGCAAATCAAAATCCATTGACAAAGCTACCAGGAAATAATCAAATTGAGAAATATATAAACGAAGCTTTTAAAGAGAGTTTCAAAACAAATACTTGCATAATATATTTTGACTTTAATGATTTTAAACCTTTTAATGATAATTATGGTTTTAGACAAGGAGATAGAGCAATTTTAATGTTTGCAGAGCTTCTACAAAAAAGATATCAGAAAAATGCTTTTATAGCTCATATTGGTGGAGATGATTTTTTTGTAGGAATTAAAAATAGCTCATCGAATGATGTTATTGAATTAACATCTCTTGTTCAAGATGAATTTGAAAATAGTGCAAGAAATCTGTACTCAAAAGAAGATAAAGAGAGATCTCGTATTGTTTCAAAAGATAGATTTGGAACTATAAGAAAATTTGATTTATTAACAGTATCAACAGCCATAATAGAGATAAATCCAAAATCACATATAGACAAATTAGACCATATATTAAACATAGTAAAAACTCAATCAAAAGGTTCAAAGAAACCCATATTTAAAGAAGTTTAATCTGTAATCATATTGTAATCAATAATTAATAGACTTTTAAAAATTAAAAATAAAGGTAAAGTATTGAATATCTTTGATTCACAAAAAAAACAAAGAGAACTCAGTGAAAAGCTTATAAAAGCAATATTGATTTTTGCAGCTACAATCTCAATCTTAACAACTTTAGGAATTTTATTCTCAATTTTGTTTGAAGCAATAGAGTTCTTCAAATTAAGAAGTTTCTGGTATTTTTTAACTGGAACAACATGGTCACCAGGTACAGCAAATAGTCAGTTTGGAGCATTACCAATTTTTGCTGGAACATTTGTAATTACTGTTATTGCTTTAGCAGTTGCTATTCCTATTGGTCTTGGAAGTGCTATTTATATGAGTGAATATGCGAGTCCAAGATTAAGAGATTATTTAAAACCTATGCTTGAAATTCTTGCAGGTATTCCAACTGTTGTTTATGGATTCTTTGCAGCAATTACAGTTGCACCTTTGGTTGTAAAAGCAGCAAGTTTCTTTGGTCTTGAAGCAACATTTAACTCAGCACTTGCATCTGGAGTTGTTATGGGAATTATGATTATTCCACTTATATCTTCACTTTCAGATGATGTTATAAAAGCAGTTCCAGATTCTCAAAGAAAGGCAGCATTTGCTTTAGGAATGACACAAGCTGAAACTATTAGAAATATAGTTATTCCATCAGCATTACCAGGAATTATTTCAGCATTTCTTTTAGCACTTTCAAGAGCTTTAGGGGAAACAATGATTGTTGTTATGGCAGCTGGATTAAGACCAAATTTATCTATAAATCCACTTGAAGATATGACAACGGTTACAGTTACAATTGTAAACTCTTTAGTTGGAGATTTTGAGTTTAATTCACCTGAAACATTAAGCGCATTTGCACTTGGACTTACATTGTTTATTGTTACATTGATTTTAAATATGATCTCATTATCTTTAATTAGAAAATTTAAAGAAAAATATAAAGCCTTTTTATAAAGAATAACTTAAAATGAAGAGAAAATTAAAAAAGGCAATATTTTATTAACAATATATTTTTAAAGAACATTTGCAAGTAAATATTTCTTGCTGATGTTTGATTTTTGAAGTACTATTTTTAATGCAATTATCTAGAATTTTGCAAATAGTATTTTGATAATCAAACAGTAATGTTTGGTTAAACAATTTAGTAAAGTGATAGCTTTTTTTAATGCTATCTTTTAGATTTAAGTACTAACTTGTGATCTTTTTACAATTTACTGTTTATGACTTAGAAAATACACGAGATGGATCATATGGAGTGTTGTATCTAAATATAGAGTAAATTATGGTTGCAAGTTTTCTAGCAACAGCAATAATTCCCTCCTGTTTGGATTTACCTTGAGACTTTTTTGTATCATAATATTGTTTTAGTTCTTTGTTGTGTAATAAACAACTAACACTTGCCATATATAAAGCATGTTTAGCTAAAGAAGAACCTCTTTTGCTTAAATGACCTGTAGATTTGGAATTACCTGAGCTATTTTCTGTTGGAAATAATCCAAGATAACCAATAAATTTAATAGGTGTTTTAAATCTTGATAGATCTCCACATTCACTAATAACTGCAGCAATAGTTTTAGATGAAACTCC is a genomic window containing:
- the mqnP gene encoding menaquinone biosynthesis prenyltransferase MqnP, which encodes MKKLIQKIKDFSELVVFTHSVFAFPFIFIAMIVASKELNGTAWFGVELLFLGVLAAVTARNFAMGFNRYMDRDIDALNPRTSNRPNVDGRVSPKAMLIFVISNGIAFILVAYFINFLALILSFPILVILASYSYFKRFSYLAHIILGFSLALAPIAGVVAVSETIPLWVILLSIGVIFWVAGFDLLYSLQDIDVDKELGLHSIPSRFGAEKTMLFSKIFHFVTVVFWLLFVIYSNGSYFSYFAVLVAALMLSYEHYLVSKDFKKIDRAFFTVNGYLGIIFFVLVLLDCTIL
- a CDS encoding substrate-binding domain-containing protein, which codes for MNLKNISLALALSSALATSAVANEQLKIVGSSTVYPFSSLVAEEFGATTKFSTPVVESNGSGGGIKLFCAGADKNTPSIANASRQMKKSEFEVCNSNGVTNISEALIGFDGIAIAQSSNVKSFNLTKAQLALALAKEVPSKDGKSLIANPYKKWSDIDASLPNREIIVYGPPKSSGTRDSFEEMILQSVFKKVSAYTDIYKKDEKANKKYKEYSEIRTDGAYVESGENDNLIVQRLTKNEVAVGIFGYSFLIENKDKVVGLSIDNILPTVDAISSGKYPVARSMYFYIKNEHQKSNPSLKEFTKLFMSEKMIGDDGILTEIGLIPLAKDTRTKARNIVLNNTLLKASDLH
- a CDS encoding GGDEF domain-containing protein, translating into MRNWNEIIDKLDYAFQPIIYSHTGKICAVEALLRNVQDIPGIETIDELFDLAFSDEYLYELDLKLREKAINKFAKLEQKNLKLFYNLDNRIIYNKNYSQGNTEKILEKYNLSKDVIVFELSEKGTAIEQNALSSMLQRYKESGYKIAIDDFGIGVSGLKLLYFSEANVIKLDRFFISNIDQDAKKRLFCSSIIDMAHIMGILVVAEGIETEQEFYTCKEIGADYIQGYLVQRPTKEIKEIEKIYEHMVKLIECDKRDNSKNFINDEFIEEIYPLNVHTSLYDLFLHFKRNTEHNFVPIIDEFGYFLGVIYESDIKKISYSQYGLSLAQNKTYSSTLLKYIKPALSVEVSWGVDKILEMYNQNISSSLGIFITSSDKYKGFINLNSLLTLSYRRNIEIAANQNPLTKLPGNNQIEKYINEAFKESFKTNTCIIYFDFNDFKPFNDNYGFRQGDRAILMFAELLQKRYQKNAFIAHIGGDDFFVGIKNSSSNDVIELTSLVQDEFENSARNLYSKEDKERSRIVSKDRFGTIRKFDLLTVSTAIIEINPKSHIDKLDHILNIVKTQSKGSKKPIFKEV
- the pstC gene encoding phosphate ABC transporter permease subunit PstC, giving the protein MNIFDSQKKQRELSEKLIKAILIFAATISILTTLGILFSILFEAIEFFKLRSFWYFLTGTTWSPGTANSQFGALPIFAGTFVITVIALAVAIPIGLGSAIYMSEYASPRLRDYLKPMLEILAGIPTVVYGFFAAITVAPLVVKAASFFGLEATFNSALASGVVMGIMIIPLISSLSDDVIKAVPDSQRKAAFALGMTQAETIRNIVIPSALPGIISAFLLALSRALGETMIVVMAAGLRPNLSINPLEDMTTVTVTIVNSLVGDFEFNSPETLSAFALGLTLFIVTLILNMISLSLIRKFKEKYKAFL